The Coffea arabica cultivar ET-39 chromosome 8e, Coffea Arabica ET-39 HiFi, whole genome shotgun sequence genome window below encodes:
- the LOC140012776 gene encoding 5-epi-aristolochene synthase-like, which translates to MMSMLLATGTTMMQKLDFIDKIERLGISYHFEDEIQNQLEQLFNLSTNLGRYLEYDLSTAALQFRLFRQYGFNISCGIFNQFVDPNGKFKDSLYSDLRGPLNLYEAAQVKAHQDKILEEVLAFTTT; encoded by the exons ATGATGAGCATGCTTCTGGCAACAGGAACAACCATGATGCAAAAATTGGATTTCATTGACAAAATAGAACGACTCGGTATCTCGTATCACTTTGAGGATGAGATTCAAAATCAACTAGAACAGCTTTTCAATCTATCTACCAACTTGGGAAGGTATCTAGAATATGATTTATCTACTGCAGCACTTCAGTTTCGACTTTTCAGGCAATATGGTTTTAATATCTCTTGTG GAATTTTCAACCAATTCGTTGATCCTAATGGTAAGTTCAAGGACTCCTTATACAGCGACTTAAGAGGTCCCCTAAATCTATATGAAGCTGCTCAGGTCAAAGCACATCAAGACAAAATTTTAGAAGAAGTTCTTGCTTTCACAACCACCTAG